In the Arachis hypogaea cultivar Tifrunner chromosome 20, arahy.Tifrunner.gnm2.J5K5, whole genome shotgun sequence genome, ttttcttcttctccctcgaCTGAGCCACCACCGCCGTCGAGCCCTTCCCCTCTGTGACCCAGGATCGCGGCGACTCTCTCTCACAGACCTCCTTCTCTGTCTCTCTCCATCTCCCTGTTTCGCGAACTAGAGTCACCACAAGCGCTGCCTCTCCCTCTAATCCAGCATCGAGGAGCTCACCTCTGTTTCTCCACCGCATTGCCCTCCGAGACGCACTCCATCCCTGTTCTCCAGTTTCCGGCCAGCAATCCACCAACGCCGGCACCACCCTGAAGCTGCAACACCACCCGGTGACGCCGCTGGTCACTGCCACTACAATTGCATCTTCCCTCCCTGATCATTTCTTACTCTGTTCTTCATTACAGGTTCTTGaacaactctttttcaattcctttaattttagtttaatttggtTTAGCTTCAATtagagttttaattttaatttttgaatcagTTTTAAAGTTAgttcagtttagttttctaatcttagtggatttaggttgattaagttaggTTAGATTTAATACATTAGGTTTTAGATTGTTGAAGTGTTTGGAATTGTCTGATTGTGTTAATTGCTGTGTTGATCACTATTTTGCTGAGAAATTATTGCTGTGATTGTTTGATTGTATGGAGATTCTCTGTTTTACTGctgattttgatgaattttgatgCTGAAATTGTTCCAGTGATGTTTGATTGCGTTAATTCACTGCGTTAAGGTTGTTTTTGCCGAAAACTTGCTGCTGTTAGTTGGATTTAGAgtagaattaggatttttgggTGTTAGTTTGTTCGTAATTAATCATGCTATTATGATTCTTGTGTTTGAATTTCATTTGGTTCGGATTGTTTGCTGATTTGCTGCTGAGTTTCTGCAATGTGTTGTTGATTTTGTGTAATTGATGCTGAATTTGGtgaattgaagttgaaagaagGCTTGGTTGTGTTATTTGAGTTGTTTGATGCATTTGCACACCACGTGTTCGATAAACTGTCTCAGAGAACTTTTAATGAATCTTTGGTTCAATCTTTGAAAATCAATGTTCGTTTGCATGTAATTATTCTTAATATGCATTGATGTGATTGTAAATGTTTATTCTTGATTCTTTGACGGATATTGGAGCTGAATTTGTGTTATATATGGTGAATTGTGTGAATTGATGTTGAAAAGAATGCTTGTTAGTGCTATTTTGTGTTGTTTATGCCTTTGGAAGCCAAGTATTCGATAAAATGTATGACTATCTTGGATTTTgaattacatgttgtagctatcaTGTGATTTAAAATGCTTGATTCTTTGGCATGATTCATTGTTGAGATGAATATTTGTGATAAAGAATTGGGTAAAGTGCTAAAAATTTTTCATTGATTGAGTTTTGAGTACATGTGTTGTCTGTAAATGTCATGTTGGTttctttgaaatttgaatttcaatcacTACATATCATATGCTAAAACTCTTCTTTTGCACAATCCATCACAAgtgcatcaattctttgattgcctaaatgtccttaagctcttttaacttgtttgtttgttttattttgccAGTATTATTTAAGGCATCTTAGGCATACTAAAATGAGTGAATTCAATGCTTGCTTTGTACATGTGTGACATATAGCTTTTCAAGAGCTAGTGTGAGTTATAAACCGCTCGCAAACTTAAAATTCATGAACTATTCTTCATTGTAATTTGTTCTCCAGTTCTTCTGGCCTCGTCACCTCCGTCATAGCATCTCCCTCCTCCTTTCCAATGGAGGCCTCAGgtttgttttgattttctttgttctgattctgatttttttgaaattctgGTTTACTCTTGTTGATTCTGatttgtaataaatatttgactgGGTTATTCTTGATTCTTTGGTTGGGTTGttgattctaattttattttttaattttaaatttttttgttctgTTCTATTGATTatatttcaattctgttttttcAATGTAAATGCAGGAAAAGAGAAGGTGAATGAGAAAGAATTTGTGAAATTGTTGCAGCCTTGCAGGACATGGAACTTttttttgaataagtgacataaaaaCCAAAAACCGAATCTAACCAATTAAAGGTTTGGTTGGTCTCCCAAAAAAAGTCGAACCAAATCAAACCGAATATTTTATGTGTAATTAGTTCGGATGACTTTTCTtctaaaaaccgaaccaaaccgcaaaCGAACACCCCTACTCGCACCCACACACCCACTCAAATATCTTTCCCTCGCTTATCCTCACATACACAACCTCTGCAATTTACACAACTCATTACGACTTTGCTTAATTCTCAAATGAGAAGCAAACCATGAACGGAATACTACAACCTCTTCCTTCATCATCACAAACAACCTCACCTCCTCCTCTTGCTTCTTATTCCTCTAAACCATACCCATTCCCTTACACTTTCCCTTCTCCATTCAAATTCCCCACCACGTGCTCCTCCCTCGCGTGCACCCCCTCccccaccaccatcaccaccaagCTCACACACCTCACAACCACAGCCGAAAGCCAAGACCAGAACCTTCTCTATCTTTTACGTCAGCGAAAAACAGAAGAAGCATGGGAACTGTACTCTAATCTTCAACACCTTCCAAATTCAACATGTTTGAGTCGCTTAGTTTCTCAGCTTTCTTTTCAGAAAACCATTTCGGGGCTCAAGCGCGCCCAGTCTATTGTCACGCGCCTCCGACATGAACGCCAGCTCCACCGCCTCGATGCCAACTGCCTCGGACTCCTTGCTGTCGCCGCCTCCAACGCCGGTCACACGCTCTACGCCGCCTCCGTCCTCAAGTCCATGCTCCGTTCCGGCTACCTCCCTAACGTCAAGGCCTGGTCAGCCGTTGTCAGCCGCCTCGCCTCTTCCGATGAGAATGGCCCCGCCGAGGCTCTCCGTCTTTTCAAGGGCGTCACCCGCCGCCTTCGAAAACTCTCCAGTGGCGGTGTAGTCGCCGCAGCATCAATGCCTGACACCGCCGCATTCAATGCGGTGCTTAATGCCTGTGCCAATTTGGGTGACTCTAACATGTTCTTGCAGATGTTCAATGAAATGCCTCAATACGACGTCGTTCCTGATGCGTTCAGTTACAACATTTTGATGAAGCTGTGTTGTAGAACTGGTAGGAAGCACTTGCTTGTTTATGTTTTGGAGAGGATTCTTCAATTAGGGATTCCGTTTTGTGTCACAACTTTGCATTGCATTGTTGCCTCTTATGTTGATCTTGGCGATTTAGAAACTGCTGAGAGATTGGTTCAAGCAATGAGGGAAGGAAGAAGGGATCTTTCTAGGATAATAagggaaagagaaagagaaattgaGTTGAATTTAGAAGAATTAAgtgagagtgatgataatgatgcTGATGTTGACGTTGAGAATGCTTTTGCGAAATTGCTTCCGAATTTCATGGAATCTAACAGTTGCAATGATTTACCGGTTTTGCCAAAAGCTTATGCTCCAAATACTAGAATGTACACCACCCTGATGAAGGGTTATATGAAGGCTGGGAGGGTTACTGATACTGTGAGGATGCTAGAGGCAATGCGCCGGCAGGACGATGCTGGTAGCCATCCTGATCATGTTTCTTATACCACCGTGGTTTCGGCACTTGTGAAGGCTGGTTACATGGACAGGGCACGGCAAGTTCTTGCTGAAATGATGAGGATTGGCGTGGCGGCGAATCGGGTAACATATAATGTTCTTCTTAAGGGTTATTGCAATCAATTTCAGATAGATAAAGCAAGAGAGTTGATTAAGGAGATGGTTGATGATAGAGGTATTCAGCCTGATGTGGTGTCCTATAATATACTCATTGATGGGTGCATATTGGTTGATGACAGTGCTGGGGCTCTCGGCTTCTTCAATGAAATGAGAACAAGAGGGATAGCTCCCACCAAGATTAGTTACACGACTTTGATGAAAGCTTTCGCATTCTCTGGTCAGCCGAAGCTGGCTCACAAGGTCTTCGATGAAATGTTGAATGATCCTCGAGTGAAGGTGGATGTGATCGCATGGAACATGTTGGTCGAAGGGTATTGTAGGTTGGGTTTGGTTGAAGAAGCAAAGAAAGTGATTCAAAAGATGAAGGACGAGGGGTTCCACCCTGATGTGGGAACTTACGGAAGCTTTGCAAATGGAATCGCATTGGCAAGAAGGCCAGGAGAGGCACTTTTGCTTTGGAATGAAGTGAAGGAGAGGTGGGAGATGGTAAAAAAAGGTTCGAAACATAATTCTTGTGTTCCTCCATTGAAGCCAGATGAAGGGCTTTTGGATACCTTGGCTGATATATGTGTGAGGGCTGCATTCTTTAGAAAGGCTTTGGAGATTGTGGCTTGCATGGAAGAAAATGGTATATCTCCAAACAAGACCAAGTTTACTAGAATCTATGTGGAGATGCATTCAAG is a window encoding:
- the LOC112782574 gene encoding pentatricopeptide repeat-containing protein At3g09650, chloroplastic; its protein translation is MNGILQPLPSSSQTTSPPPLASYSSKPYPFPYTFPSPFKFPTTCSSLACTPSPTTITTKLTHLTTTAESQDQNLLYLLRQRKTEEAWELYSNLQHLPNSTCLSRLVSQLSFQKTISGLKRAQSIVTRLRHERQLHRLDANCLGLLAVAASNAGHTLYAASVLKSMLRSGYLPNVKAWSAVVSRLASSDENGPAEALRLFKGVTRRLRKLSSGGVVAAASMPDTAAFNAVLNACANLGDSNMFLQMFNEMPQYDVVPDAFSYNILMKLCCRTGRKHLLVYVLERILQLGIPFCVTTLHCIVASYVDLGDLETAERLVQAMREGRRDLSRIIREREREIELNLEELSESDDNDADVDVENAFAKLLPNFMESNSCNDLPVLPKAYAPNTRMYTTLMKGYMKAGRVTDTVRMLEAMRRQDDAGSHPDHVSYTTVVSALVKAGYMDRARQVLAEMMRIGVAANRVTYNVLLKGYCNQFQIDKARELIKEMVDDRGIQPDVVSYNILIDGCILVDDSAGALGFFNEMRTRGIAPTKISYTTLMKAFAFSGQPKLAHKVFDEMLNDPRVKVDVIAWNMLVEGYCRLGLVEEAKKVIQKMKDEGFHPDVGTYGSFANGIALARRPGEALLLWNEVKERWEMVKKGSKHNSCVPPLKPDEGLLDTLADICVRAAFFRKALEIVACMEENGISPNKTKFTRIYVEMHSRMFTSKHASRARQDRRIERKRAAEAFKFWLGLPNSYYGSEWRLEPIEGYDDTTSS